The Clostridiales bacterium sequence TTACGGATAAACTGATGGAAAAGGCCGCATTATCAGGTATTTGTAATGCCGACTTAGTAGCCACGGTTACAGCTTTTACTGCAAAAGCAATCAGCGATAGCATAAGGGATTTTGTTATTCCAAAATGTCGTTTGGACAAACTCATCATCAGTGGCGGCGGAAGTTATAACAGCACACTTGTGGACATGATAAGGAATTACCTTCCGTGCATTGAAGTAATTACCCAGGAGGATATGGGATTAAACAGCGATGCCAAAGAGGCCGTCGCTTTTGCCGTGCTGGCAAATGAGGCCATAAACGGAAACTGTAACAATGTTCCCGGAGCAACAGGCGCTAAAAAAAAGGTGATAATGGGGAAAATTTCTCTTTGATTATTGAGTCTTGATTTGGCTTCTGTATATTTTTTGAATTAATGCAAAGAATAAGTTAAAACGTTGAAAGGGGTTTTAACTATGGCTTTGCTTGGCAACCCATTTATAGCAAATGTTCAAAAACAGATGTCTCACGATGAACTTGTTCAGGCTATCCGGGCAGATTATGCAGGAGAGCTCGAAGCGATAATAGGTTATGAAGCTCATGCGATGTCAACAGGGGACGAGAGAGCTAAGAAAATACTCTATCATATTGCCGATGAGGAAAGGCAGCATGTGGGAGAATTGCAGCAACTTCTCTATATTTTGTGCCCTAAGGAGGAGCAATTTGTAGAGAAGGGTAAAAACGAGGTAAAGAGCAATCAGATATAAAAAACAGGCGGCAGTTGACAGATAATCGTTAACTGCCGCCTGCCGTTTCAAAAGTCCATTGTTCAAAATAACATAAGCTTTATATTACGAATCGAAGCTACATAAAAATGGGTGTATATATATTCTTCAAATATAAAATGCACCGTCTAAAAATCAGGTTATGAAGTATTGCAAAAAAAGTGTTATAATATATGCAATAGTAAGAATAATTCAACAACATAGGCAGTTAAAATATCTATAGATTAAGAGGGTAATATAATGAAAAAGTTATATTCGCTGAAAAGCAAGAGTATAAAATTTACCTGGCTGGCAACCTACAGTATTTTATTTCTGTTGCCACTTATCATGTCTATAGCGATATTTTTTAAAGTAGATAGCGCATTAAAGAAGGAAATCAACGAGTCGAACTTGTTTTTGTTAAAGCAAGTGCAGCAATACACGGATAATCTTGTGGAAGATATAGAAAGGGTAGCGACAAATTTAGCTTATAATG is a genomic window containing:
- a CDS encoding demethoxyubiquinone hydroxylase family protein, which translates into the protein MALLGNPFIANVQKQMSHDELVQAIRADYAGELEAIIGYEAHAMSTGDERAKKILYHIADEERQHVGELQQLLYILCPKEEQFVEKGKNEVKSNQI